One region of Bactrocera neohumeralis isolate Rockhampton chromosome 5, APGP_CSIRO_Bneo_wtdbg2-racon-allhic-juicebox.fasta_v2, whole genome shotgun sequence genomic DNA includes:
- the LOC126760008 gene encoding probable isoaspartyl peptidase/L-asparaginase CG7860 isoform X2, producing MSPPMLLVHGGAGDIGDARVLGKVQGMKLALKAGLPLLMPAMKCGGHEGGSALDAVEAAVRAMEEDENFNAGYGACLNSDGNVEVEASIMEGSKLRAGCVTLLQDIKYPITVARHVMERTNHTFLGGVSAQKFALENGALQLPQGSLVTQSARDALAQFKKQQAEGKDTTYARTELDTAVKERPGEPGTVGAVAIDAKGNIAVATSTGGITGKVPGRIGDTPLLGCGTYADNKWGGVSSTGHGETIMRFNLAQKILANIRYENMSAQAATEVACKEMTERLGGTGGAITIGPQGDIGVAWTSRRMAWAYVRDNEFIYGIDQGKVLSEPFE from the coding sequence ATGTCCCCACCAATGCTTTTAGTGCATGGAGGAGCCGGCGATATAGGTGATGCGCGTGTTCTCGGCAAAGTGCAAGGCATGAAGTTGGCTTTGAAAGCTGGTTTGCCATTGTTGATGCCTGCGATGAAATGTGGTGGCCACGAAGGGGGTTCTGCTCTGGATGCCGTCGAGGCGGCAGTGCGTGCAATGGAAGAggatgaaaatttcaatgctGGCTATGGAGCTTGCCTTAATAGCGACGGCAATGTAGAAGTAGAAGCTAGCATTATGGAAGGTTCAAAGTTGCGTGCTGGTTGTGTTACCTTACTGCAGGACATCAAATACCCCATCACGGTGGCACGACATGTCATGGAAAGAACTAATCACACATTTTTGGGTGGTGTTAGTGCTCAAAAATTCGCTTTAGAAAATGGTGCTCTACAATTGCCACAAGGTTCATTAGTGACACAAAGTGCCCGCGATGCATTAGCACAATTTAAGAAACAACAAGCGGAGGGTAAAGACACCACATACGCAAGAACGGAGTTAGATACAGCTGTTAAAGAACGTCCGGGTGAGCCAGGTACAGTGGGCGCCGTTGCCATCGATGCTAAGGGTAATATTGCTGTCGCTACATCAACCGGTGGTATAACTGGTAAAGTGCCCGGACGTATAGGTGATACACCACTGCTTGGTTGTGGCACTTACGCCGACAATAAATGGGGCGGCGTTTCGTCTACTGGTCATGGTGAGACAATAATGCGCTTTAATTTGGCACAAAAAATTCTAGCCAATATTCGTTACGAGAATATGTCAGCACAAGCAGCCACGGAGGTGGCATGCAAAGAGATGACTGAACGCTTAGGTGGAACTGGTGGTGCTATAACTATTGGGCCACAAGGTGATATTGGCGTTGCATGGACGTCAAGGCGTATGGCTTGGGCTTATGTGCGTGATAACGAATTTATTTATGGCATAGATCAGGGAAAAGTACTAAGCGAGCCATTTGAATAA
- the LOC126760008 gene encoding probable isoaspartyl peptidase/L-asparaginase GA20639 isoform X1: MALGFVFFYDFSFPVLFILVLLAFQYKFLAEIRQVTSEKTMLVIKRGPAVVFLDKAVNFLFVHCSWIYCCSYTPIICRQRSTSFEMSPPMLLVHGGAGDIGDARVLGKVQGMKLALKAGLPLLMPAMKCGGHEGGSALDAVEAAVRAMEEDENFNAGYGACLNSDGNVEVEASIMEGSKLRAGCVTLLQDIKYPITVARHVMERTNHTFLGGVSAQKFALENGALQLPQGSLVTQSARDALAQFKKQQAEGKDTTYARTELDTAVKERPGEPGTVGAVAIDAKGNIAVATSTGGITGKVPGRIGDTPLLGCGTYADNKWGGVSSTGHGETIMRFNLAQKILANIRYENMSAQAATEVACKEMTERLGGTGGAITIGPQGDIGVAWTSRRMAWAYVRDNEFIYGIDQGKVLSEPFE; encoded by the exons ATGGCACTcggctttgtttttttttatgactttaGTTTtccagttttgtttattttggttttgttagCTTTCCAATATAAATTTCTAGCTGAGATAAGGCAAGTAACCTCGGAGAAAACAATGTTAGTGATAAAAAGGGGCCCTGCAGTTGTCTTTCTGGACAAAGCGGTAAACTTTCTCTTCGTGCATTGTTCTTGGATTTATTGCTGCTCA tataCACCTATTATTTGCAGGCAAAGAAGTACATCTTTTGAAATGTCCCCACCAATGCTTTTAGTGCATGGAGGAGCCGGCGATATAGGTGATGCGCGTGTTCTCGGCAAAGTGCAAGGCATGAAGTTGGCTTTGAAAGCTGGTTTGCCATTGTTGATGCCTGCGATGAAATGTGGTGGCCACGAAGGGGGTTCTGCTCTGGATGCCGTCGAGGCGGCAGTGCGTGCAATGGAAGAggatgaaaatttcaatgctGGCTATGGAGCTTGCCTTAATAGCGACGGCAATGTAGAAGTAGAAGCTAGCATTATGGAAGGTTCAAAGTTGCGTGCTGGTTGTGTTACCTTACTGCAGGACATCAAATACCCCATCACGGTGGCACGACATGTCATGGAAAGAACTAATCACACATTTTTGGGTGGTGTTAGTGCTCAAAAATTCGCTTTAGAAAATGGTGCTCTACAATTGCCACAAGGTTCATTAGTGACACAAAGTGCCCGCGATGCATTAGCACAATTTAAGAAACAACAAGCGGAGGGTAAAGACACCACATACGCAAGAACGGAGTTAGATACAGCTGTTAAAGAACGTCCGGGTGAGCCAGGTACAGTGGGCGCCGTTGCCATCGATGCTAAGGGTAATATTGCTGTCGCTACATCAACCGGTGGTATAACTGGTAAAGTGCCCGGACGTATAGGTGATACACCACTGCTTGGTTGTGGCACTTACGCCGACAATAAATGGGGCGGCGTTTCGTCTACTGGTCATGGTGAGACAATAATGCGCTTTAATTTGGCACAAAAAATTCTAGCCAATATTCGTTACGAGAATATGTCAGCACAAGCAGCCACGGAGGTGGCATGCAAAGAGATGACTGAACGCTTAGGTGGAACTGGTGGTGCTATAACTATTGGGCCACAAGGTGATATTGGCGTTGCATGGACGTCAAGGCGTATGGCTTGGGCTTATGTGCGTGATAACGAATTTATTTATGGCATAGATCAGGGAAAAGTACTAAGCGAGCCATTTGAATAA